A portion of the bacterium genome contains these proteins:
- a CDS encoding diacylglycerol kinase family protein → MNSRIFLVINPRSSGFDLVENKILKPLYASSLKDREIFTFEIQPTSPLENAKEIAKTLRDGDTILVAGGDGTAHIATNGATLSGKNHIKIKYTGFGNFNDYAHSFSKNSGKAMVEAVKTGKVKATIRPLEIRVNGKFLTHAPLYATVGITAEMAEIFEGKRLRKTLKKVKGRNSRLALSLLAATRFYFNNRHKHILKISKIEVKEENEDTSKNFTVPPKTTDLVFLNGPRMARIMRSRINLADAENFGFTAMNAGDFRSNLPFLVRGFLGKIPLKRVKSAKISFEKPTKLTIQIEGEAQVLQNVETLEVSISNQKIEVL, encoded by the coding sequence ATGAATTCGCGAATTTTCTTGGTTATCAATCCCCGTTCCAGTGGTTTTGATCTGGTGGAAAACAAAATCCTCAAGCCGCTTTACGCTTCGAGCCTAAAAGATCGCGAGATTTTCACTTTTGAGATTCAGCCAACTTCACCGCTTGAAAACGCTAAGGAAATCGCCAAAACTCTGCGCGACGGCGACACAATTTTGGTTGCCGGCGGTGATGGAACGGCGCATATCGCAACCAACGGCGCAACGCTTTCTGGCAAAAATCACATTAAAATTAAATATACCGGCTTTGGCAATTTCAACGATTATGCACATAGTTTTTCTAAAAATTCCGGCAAAGCGATGGTTGAAGCGGTCAAAACCGGCAAAGTCAAAGCCACAATCCGCCCGCTCGAAATCCGCGTCAACGGCAAGTTTTTAACCCACGCACCACTTTACGCAACCGTCGGCATAACGGCAGAAATGGCAGAGATTTTCGAGGGCAAGCGCCTGCGCAAAACGCTCAAAAAGGTCAAGGGGCGCAATTCGCGGCTTGCGCTTTCACTTCTTGCCGCTACCAGATTTTATTTCAACAATCGCCACAAACATATCTTGAAGATTAGCAAAATTGAAGTTAAAGAAGAGAATGAAGATACTTCGAAAAACTTCACAGTTCCGCCCAAAACAACCGATTTGGTTTTTTTGAACGGGCCTCGAATGGCGCGAATCATGCGCTCACGCATCAATCTTGCGGACGCTGAGAACTTTGGCTTCACGGCGATGAATGCGGGCGACTTTCGAAGCAATTTGCCGTTTCTTGTGCGAGGATTTTTGGGCAAAATTCCGCTCAAAAGGGTAAAATCTGCCAAAATCTCTTTCGAAAAGCCCACAAAACTCACAATCCAAATCGAGGGCGAGGCGCAAGTTCTTCAAAATGTAGAAACGCTCGAAGTTTCAATTTCGAACCAAAAAATCGAAGTTTTATAG
- the rplK gene encoding 50S ribosomal protein L11: protein MAKKVIGNLKLRVPAGRATAGPPVGSTLGQWGLNMMDFINPFNDATKDMMGKDVIVHLQVFEDRTFAWKSLGQPVDDMIRERAGIQKGAGNSKTDKVGKITKAQLQEIAEAKMEHLNAVSIEGAMKTIAGSARSMGVEIVE from the coding sequence ATGGCAAAAAAAGTTATTGGAAATTTGAAACTTCGAGTTCCAGCGGGTCGTGCTACAGCAGGTCCTCCAGTTGGCTCAACTCTTGGTCAATGGGGCCTCAATATGATGGACTTCATCAACCCATTCAACGACGCAACTAAAGATATGATGGGCAAGGACGTTATCGTTCACCTACAAGTTTTTGAAGATCGAACTTTCGCTTGGAAGTCACTTGGTCAGCCAGTTGACGATATGATCCGTGAACGCGCAGGCATCCAAAAGGGCGCAGGTAACTCCAAGACTGACAAAGTTGGTAAAATTACCAAAGCGCAACTTCAAGAAATTGCAGAAGCCAAGATGGAACACCTCAACGCCGTCTCAATCGAGGGCGCAATGAAGACTATCGCAGGTTCTGCTCGCTCAATGGGCGTTGAAATCGTAGAATAA
- the nusG gene encoding transcription termination/antitermination protein NusG, translating to MAKQQRYADDSRQWYAVTTYAGYEDKVAESLRQKIESVDMANKIFGTLVPKEKQIEVKNGKRKVVERKILQSYVLVEMRLTDETWFAVRNTPGVTGFVGSDQPTPVSEKEMREIKKRMGAEEPKYDISFSEGEIISIIDGPFKGFEGAVSEIDAIKGKLKVMVSMFGRETPVELDALQVKKI from the coding sequence ATGGCAAAACAACAACGATACGCAGACGATTCTCGCCAGTGGTACGCAGTAACTACTTACGCGGGATACGAGGATAAAGTGGCGGAGAGCCTTCGCCAAAAAATCGAGAGCGTGGATATGGCGAATAAAATCTTCGGTACGCTCGTCCCTAAAGAAAAGCAAATTGAAGTCAAAAACGGCAAGCGCAAAGTTGTCGAGCGCAAAATCCTTCAATCTTATGTCTTGGTTGAAATGAGATTAACAGACGAGACTTGGTTCGCCGTTCGAAATACGCCGGGCGTAACCGGATTTGTCGGCTCAGATCAGCCAACACCAGTTAGCGAAAAAGAAATGCGCGAAATCAAAAAACGAATGGGCGCAGAAGAGCCAAAATACGACATTTCCTTCTCCGAAGGTGAAATCATCAGCATTATCGATGGACCATTCAAAGGTTTCGAAGGCGCCGTCAGTGAAATCGACGCCATCAAAGGCAAACTTAAAGTTATGGTGTCAATGTTCGGCCGTGAAACACCAGTCGAACTCGACGCGCTTCAGGTTAAGAAAATTTAA